TTCTGAACAATTTCTTCAGGTGTCTTTGAGTAGAAAACTTTTTTCAGTAAACGAACATAGCCAGATTTTCCAGAACCATTTGCACCATAAATGATTGTGAGGTTAGGACTAAAATCAATTACTTGATTTTCTGTTAAGGCGTTTACACCTTCAATATTTTCAAGTTTGTTGAAAAGCAAATCAAGTTTGTAGTTATCTGAATTTCCGCCGTTGTAGTTTATTGCAATGTTGGGTTTGGTTGTAGTAGGAGTGAGAGTAAGTTCTTCAAGTAAATAAGCGTAAGCTGTATTTATTTCTGTCTCTGTAATTGCGTTGCCAGACAAAATTTTTTCTGCCAAATATTTTGCCCAATAAGAAAGTCCGTCAGCAAATCCTTTGACTTCTGTATCAAGAGTTGCAACTTGTTGTTCTACTTCAGTTATATCAATTATTTCGTCCATATTGTCAGTTGGTTAATATTTACACTATCGATCTCTTAGCCTAGCCCATAACACCTGTGCAGAGGCCATCGTATGGCGGGTATATCGGTATTATTTGTTTTTATATTTGTTTTATATTGTTGAATATAACCTATCTGCGATCTATTGAGTTTTTGAGTGTATGGAGTATATTCAACTTCACATATTATTTTTAACCCTATATTTATTGCAAATCACAATTTAGATTTTAGATCATTTATTATATGCAATATGTTATAGAACTTCTAATCTATCCAATGGATTTTTTTGATTTTATCAAATCCTTTGGTGGTTATATGCGTATAAATTTCAGTTGTTCTATTTTTTTGCACCCCAAAGGTAAAAACATTATTTATATTAACAATATCTTTTTTGAAAATCAAAAAACAAAATAGATAGCTGAGTAGTTACCACTACCCAAACAAATCACAAAAAACAAAAAGTTACTGCCACCTGCTACTAAAAAGGCTGAAAGTACTTACCAGTAAACCTTTGCGGCGGTAGCAGATAAAAATTCTCACCAATTCATCTGCTACTAAATGGCCTCATCTGCTACCAAAATTCAAATTTAGTTACAACTTTCCACCATAAAAGTATCCATCGTGGTTCTTTATAGAATACAAAATCTGTCCAGAGCCTCAGAACAGAGCAATTATTGCATCACTCATAACACTCATTGGCAGGCATATATAATCAAACATCCATTAGCAGATAAGCCATTTTCAAAGGAATACTAAGTGAGTCTTCATCTGAGAACCCATGGGTTCACAGATGAAGACTCATGGGTTCTCAGATGAAGTCCCATGAGTTCACAGCTGAGAACTCACTTATTATAAAAGAGACAACTACTTATTATTAAGTAATTAGTGTTCTATCTTCCTCATCGAGGTTCTAAAGACAAAGAGATTTATTACCGAAAAAGAATCATACGCCGTAGCTTTAAAAAGGGAAAGCCATTATCTGTGAGAATGGTACACTTCGGAAAAAGAAACAGAACCGGTAGCAGATGATGCCATTTAGTAGCAGATAAATTGTAAAATAAAAGTATCTGCTACCAAACTATATCATTGAATATAAACACATTATGCACAGTTTGGTAGCAGGTAGCAGATCAATCTGCGTTTTTTAATAACCAGAGAGATAAACAATAATGCATTTTTAAACATTTCACCCTTCTATTTGTTAATATTTATAATATCAACAGCAAAATCTCAAAACCGGATACATGGATTGACATTTATAAATTGGAATTATGAAATTTACTCCTGAAAGATATTCCATTGCTGATGAACGAATGAAACCGTTTATCGACCCTATAGAGATATGGGATTATATTTATAATACCCGACCATCAAAAAAAAGTGTACGTGAGATTATTGCCAAATCTCTTGCCAAGCAACGGCTGAATCTTGAAGAGGTGGCTTGTTTGGTAAACGCAGATAGTCCTGATTTAATTGAGGAGATTAAGGAGGGTGCAAAAATGCTTAAACGCTCTATCTACGGAAACAGGATTGTTTTATTCGCACCGCTCTATATCGGGAACAAATGTACAAACGATTGTCTTTATTGTGGTTTCAGGATCTCGAACAAGGAGGCTATCCGAAGAACGCTTACGGATGAGGAGTTGGTAAAGGAGATTGAGTCTTTGGAAGACAACGGACAGAAAAGGCTGATTCTTGTTTATGGCGAACATCCGGAATATAGCCCGGAGTATATTGCTCACACCGTGAAGATTGCCTACAGTGTAAAAAAGGGTAATGGCGAAATAAGGAGGGTGAATATCAATGCGGCTCCTCTGGATGTTGAAGGGTTCAGGATTGTGAAAGCTGCGGGAATTGGTACGTATCAGATATTTCAGGAGACTTATAATCCCGAAGCATATAAAACATATCATCAGCAAGGCAGGAAGGCCGACTACAGTTACAGGCTAACGGCACTGGACAGAGCGCAGGAGGCGGGAATTGATGATGTGGGAATTGGTGCTTTGTTTGGTTTGTACGACTGGCGCTTTGAGGTGCTGGCCCTGGTGCGTCATGCAAATCATCTGGAGGCTTGTTATAATGTGGGGCCGCATACCATCTCTTTCCCAAGGGTAAAGGATGCATCGGGACAAAACCTGAAGACCGGCCATTTTGTAAGCGATGAGGATTTCACTAAGCTGGTTGCAATCTTGCGGCTTGCTGTGCCATACACGGGAATGATACTAACGGCCAGAGAACCTGCTTCGCTGAGGGATGAAATAATTCAGTTCGGCATTTCACAAATTGATGGTGGTACTAACATTGAAATAGGCAGTTATGCAGAGAAATCTCTTGTTGAAAAGAACCTGAACAGGGGACAGTTCCAAATTAATGACGACAGACCGCTGAATGAGATCATTGATGAATTGCTTGATCAGGACATGATTCCTTCTTTTTGCACTGCCTGTTACAGGCTTGGCAGAACGGGCGAGCATTTCATGGAGTTCTCCGTTCCGGGATTCATTAAGCGGTATTGTACTCCTAATGCTATTCTTACGCTGGCGGAGTATCTCATTGATTATGCGCCTCAACATACCGCCGATAAGGGATGGAGGGTAATCAACTCTGCCATTGAAAAGATGGAGGATGAACAGATGAAGGCATCAATCCATGAGAAAATCAGACTATTAAAATCAGGAAAAAGAGATTTATATTACTAATTCTTACTAATTATGGGCAAAGATTTAAAACCGCATATTGGAATTTTTGGCCGGAGAAATGTGGGCAAGAGTTCACTCATCAATGTTCTTACGGGACTTGATGTTGCCATTGTGTCTGAAATTCCAGGCACAACAACCGACCCTGTAAAAAAGTCGATGGAGATATTAGGAATTGGGCCCGCCATTATTATTGATACTGCCGGTATTGATGACAGTGGTGAACTTGGTGAAAAAAGAATTGCAAAGACTCTGGATGTTATCAAACAGATTGATTGTGCCATTCTGCTGATTGCTGATAATACGTTTGATGAGTTTGACGAAATGCTGACCCGGAAGTTCAGCAAATATAATATTCCTTGTTTGATTGTGCATAACAAAATCGACGTTGAACCTTTGGTAAATAGTACAATCAAAGAAATTCAGCAGTATACAAATAGTCCGATTGTAGAGTTTAGCTCAAAGACAAAGTCCAACATCGACTGTGTTATTGAAACGCTCAAAAGTCTCATTCCCGAAACGGCTTATCAGAATCCATCTTTATTGAAAGGAATTATCAGTCGTGGAGATATTGTTTTGCTTATTACTTCTACAGATTCAGAAGCTCCTGAAGGACGACTGATTTTACCTGAAGTAATGGCTATTCGTGATGTGCTGGACAATGGAGCCATTAATATTGTCATAGAAAAAACAGAGCTGGAGTTATTTCTGCAGAATACTGCCATCAAGCCAAAACTGGTTATTACCGATAGTCAGGCTTTCAAGTTAGTGAATAAGATTATCCCTCCGGATATTCCGCTAACCGGATTTAGTGTGGCTTTCGCTCACATGCGCGGTCCTTTTGATGAATATGTGAAAGGGGTGAAAAAGATTTCAAGCCTGAAAGACGGTGACAGGATATTGATTCTGGAATCGTGTACCCATCAGGTGAGTTGTGACGATATCGGACGGTTTAAGATTCCACGTTGGCTGAAAGAGTTTACTCATAAGCAGCTGGAATTTGATGTGATTGCCGGTTTAGATGAAATTAAGAATCCGGTAACAGATTATGCGTTAATCATTCAATGCGGTAGTTGCATGATTACCCGAAAACAAGTTTTTAGTCGTCTGTCTGATGCCATTGAAGCGGGTGTTCCGGTAACCAACTATGGATTGACTATAGCCTGGATAAATGGAATTTTTGACAGGGCTGTTGCTCCTTTTATGAGTTGATATATGATTGCTGTAAGCGAAATATTAGAGAAACAGGTACTTTCAAGGCAGGATATTATTCGTTTACTTTCAATTACAGATAAAGGCGATCAGGAGCTGTTAATAAAGAAAGCCTATTCTATAAAAGAAAGTACCATTGGCAGGAAAGTATATCTGAGGGGGTTAATTGAGTTTTCTAATTATTGCAGAAAAGATTGCTATTATTGTGGCATAAGAAGCGGGAATAATAAAGTTACCAGATATTCACTTTCCGACGAAGAGATTCTTCGGGTGGTTGAGTTGGCACAGAAGAAGCAATTAACAGGGATTGTTCTTCAGTCGGGAGAATTAAACAGTGAGGATTTTATAAAAAGGATAACGGCATTGATTACCAAAATAAAGAGTGCCACTGATCCTGAATTCCGCATCACGCTCTCTCTTGGAGAACAATCTTTGGAGACTTACCAGAGATGGTTCAACGCAGGTGCTCAACGGTATTTGCTGAGAATTGAGACAAGTAGTGAGGAGCTTTACAGGAAAATACATCCGGACAATGAGTTGCATAGTTTTAATGTACGACTGAGGTGTTTGGAATATATTCAGAAAGCAGGATATATGGCGGGTACAGGTGTAATGATTGGGTTACCTTTTCAGACAATTGAGAACCTTGCCGATGATTTATTGTTTATAAAAGAAAGAGATTTTGATATGGTGGGGATGGGGCCATATCTTGAACATGCTGATACACCATTGTACAATCACAAAGATTTACTGATGCCTGTAACTGAGCGGTTCAACTTATCCATTCGCATGATTGCTGTTTTAAGGATAATGATGCCGGATATAAACATTGCATCGACAACGGCTCTTCAATCTATCGTTCCTTCGGGAAGAGAGGCTGGACTTAAAGCCGGAGCAAATGTTGTAATGCCTAATCTGACTCCGTTGAAATACAGAAGGAGTTATCTTCTTTACGATAACAAACCTTGCATTGACAAAGAGGCGGATGACTGTCTGGAGTGTCTGGAGAGGAGGATTAAAATGATTGGTGAAGAGATTGCATACAATGATTATGGTGATTCAATACATTTTATAAACAGGATACTAATAAAGTAAGCTATATGGTAACCGAAGACGAAGGATGCAATGTTCGTTTGATGACGGAGGAAGAAAAATATAATCTTCTCAGGAATGTTATCACTGATTACGAACGGAAAGAGAGTAATCTGATTCAGATTTTGCATATGGCACAGGCTATATTTGGCTTCCTTCCCACTGAAGTTCAGCATTTTATTGCCGAAGAGATGGGGCTGTCTGTTTCGAAGGTAAATAGTGTGCTGTCGTTCTACTCCTTCTTTTCAACAAAACCCAAAGGGGAATATACTATTTCTGTATGTTTGGGAACGGCTTGCTATGTTCGTGGCGGCAAAGAGGTGCTGAATAGATTGAAAGACGAACTGGGTATAGATGTGGGCGAAACTACGGAGGACAAAAGGTATTCGCTTACTGTGATGCGTTGTATAGGTTCTTGCGGCCTTGCTCCGGCAATGACCATCAATGGCAAGGTTTATAAACAGGTAAATCCCAACAGAATAAAGCGAATACTGGGGATGCTGAAATAGGACTGGAAAAAATCTAATATCTGAATCTATGAAAATCAACACTCTCGCTGATCTCGAGTTGATAAAGAACGATTTCCTTAACAAGGAGAAAACATATCAGTTCACCGCCCATATCTGTTATGGCGCGGGGTGCATCTCTTCTGATTGCAAGAAGTTCAAGGAGGCGTTTGAGCAGGCATTGGAGCATGAACATCTTCAGTCGAAAGTGAGAATAAACCTGACCGGATGTATGGGCGCTTGTACTTTGGGGCCGACCTTAATAATCAATCCGGGCAATACGTTATATTGCAACCTGAATCCGGCAAGTGCTTCAGTGATTGTAAACGAGCACATCAAGGAAGGTAGAATTGCGGAGAAGTTCTGCTATAAGAACAGGGAAACAGGTGAGATTATACCAAATTTAAAGGACATCCCATTTTTTAAACATCAGAAAAAGATTGTACTACTGAAATGCGGAATCATTGATTATGCATCTGTAGATGATTATATTGCTCATGATGGATATTTTGCATTGGCTAAAGTGCTCGCAATGGAGCCTGTAGAGGTGATTGACGAGATTAAGAATTCAGGGTTGCGAGGCCGTGGCGGCGGTGGATTCCCTACCGGCTTAAAATGGGAAATGGCCAACAAAGAGAAAAACAATCAGAAATATCTTATTTGTAATGCTGACGAGGGAGATCCGGGTGCGTTTATGGACCGCAGCTTGCTTGAAGGCGATGCTCATTCGGTAATAGAAGGCATGATGATTGCGGGGTATGCCATTGGTGCTTCCAAAGGGATTGTCTATATAAGGGCTGAATATCCGATTGCGATTGAAAGGCTTACTATGGCTATCAAGTCGGCACGTGAGTTGGGACTTCTTGGGGATAATATTCTGGGAAGTAACTTTTGTTTTGATATAGATATTAGAATTGGTGCCGGAGCTTTTGTTTGCGGAGAAGAGACTGCATTGATGGAATCAGTGGAAGGAAAAAGGGGCGAGCCGCGGCAAAAACCGCCATTCCCTGTACAAAGCGGACTGTTTGGAAAACCAACGGTAATCAATAATGTGGAGACATTGGGTAATATTGCCCAAATCATATTAAACGGGGCAAAATGGTTCTCGTCCATCGGAACAGAGAAGAGCAAAGGTACAAAGGTATTTGCCCTTGCCGGAGATATTGTTCACAAAGGATTGATAGAGGTACCAATGGGAACTACTCTTGGTGAGATTCTTTTTGATGTGGGTGGAGGTGTTCCGAGAGGGAAATTATTCAAGATGGCTCAAACAGGTGGTCCGTCGGGCGGATGTCTGACTGCTGAACATCTCAACACTCCTATTGATTACGAATCTCTAACCAAACTTGGTGCCATTATGGGTTCGGGTGGCTTGATCTGTGCCGATGAAGATACCTGCATGGTGGATATCGCCCGGTTCTTTATGGACTTTGTTCAGGATGAATCATGCGGAAAGTGTGTTCCATGCCGTATCGGAACAAAGCGGATGCTGGAGATTCTGGAACGAATTACCTGTGGAGAAGGAAAAGAAGGAGATGTGGAACTTCTCATTGAACTGGGTAATGCAATTAAAGATTCTGCCATTTGTGGTTTAGGACAGACTGCTCCCAACCCGGTACTTAGCACCATTAAGTATTTCAGGCAGGAATATGACGAGCATATCAACCATAAATACTGCCGCGCCGGTGTTTGCGGTAATCTTTTCCTTGCTCCTTGTCAGAACGCCTGCCCGGCAAAGGTTAATGTGCCGGGATATCTCGCCTTGATTGCTGCAGGCAGAGTGCGTGATGCCTATAATCTCATTCGTCAGGAGAATCCATTCCCGTCTGTTTGCGGTAGGGTTTGTACTCATCCTTGCGAGAGCAAATGCCGTCGTGCTCAGATTGACGAGTCTATAGCCATTGCCGATCTGAAACGTTATGCTGCCGATTATGTGCTTAACTCAGGTGAGCCATTGGTAAACCTCAATTACCCGAAAAACGGAAATTCAGTGGGTATCATTGGAGCCGGTCCGTCGGGACTGACCTGCGGGTATTACCTGGCAAGACTTGGTTATACGGTTGATATTTATGAGGAGAAAAGTGTTGCCGGCGGAATTCTGGCTTATGGAATACCGGAATATCGTTTACCCAAAGAGGAACTGAGAAAAGAGATTGACTCCATTATTCAGTCGGGAATAAATGTGATTTACAACACTAAGGTTGGAAAAGATATCATGTTCAATGAGCTGAAATCAAAATACAATGCAATCTATATTTCAACAGGAACGCAGCTTTCACGGAAAATTGGTATCGAAGGGGAGGAAAAGGGTGGAATATATCACGGGCTCGACTTCCTGACTGATATTAACATGAATAAAAAGGTTCGGGTAAAAGGTATAGTTGCAGTGATTGGTGGTGGCAATACGGCCATTGATGCAGCAAGATCGGCTCTTCGCCTTGGTGCCAAAGAGGTACATATCCTTTACAGAAGGAAAAAGGAAGAGATGCCTGCCGACAAGAGAGAGATTGAAGAGGCGATAGAAGAAGGAGTTCTCTTACATGAATTGGTTGCTCCCATTCGTTTTGTGGGAGATGGAAAGATTACAGGAATTGAGTGTGTGAGATTGATTCCTGGAAAATTTGGAAAAGATGGTCGACGGATATCGGTAGAGGTGCTCAACTCTAAATTTATAATGGATATTGACATGGCGATTCCGGCTGTGAGCCAGTATTCCGATTTACCTTTTATTCCAAAAGGGGAAGTAGGAATTACCGATTGGGGAACATTTATCGTTGATGAAGATACACAGATGACTACACAACCCGGTATTTTTGCCGGAGGAGATATAGCTCGTGGCTCTGACGTGGTAATTACAGCTATTGCCGATGGCAAGAATGCCGCAAGGTCAATTGATAAATATTTAGGTGGAACAGGAACATTGAACATTGGCGAACCCATCAAGATTCCAACTGAAGGGGTTGACGAGGGAATTACGGTTGAGCATGAACGATTCCCGATGCCATCTCTTGATCCGAAAGAGCGGGAAGGCAGTTTCGACGAGGTAAGGCTGGGTTACCATAAGCTCAATGCAACGGCCGAGTCAATGAGATGTTTACGCTGTTCAAGACGTTTAACTCCTGAAAAGTAAAACACTATGGTAAATCTGATCATAAATAATAAAGCAGTTCAGGTCAAGGAGGGAACCACCATTTTTGAAGCTGCAAAGCAGAACAGTATACTAATCCCTCACTTATGTTATATGGAGAACGTGCACAAGATTGGTTCGTGCCGGATTTGTGTGGTCGAGGTCGATGGTGTAAAAAATCTGATGGCCTCCTGTATGACGGAAGCGAAAGAAGGAATGGTTGTTCACACCAATTCTGAACGGGTTCGCAATGTGCGGAAAATAATCTATGAGCTGATGCTTTCCGATCATCCTAAAAACTGCCTTACTTGCTGGCGAAATCAGAATTGTGAATTGCAGCAACTGGGCAATTTGATTCAGATTGATGAATACAGGTACGAAGGAGCAAAATCTAAAGACTTTATAGACAATTCCAGTCCGTCAATTGTTCGCGACAGTTCTAAATGTATCCTTTGCCGGCGGTGTGTCACGGTATGTAATCAGATTCAGGGAGTGGGTTTAATGAATCCCCATCACCGTGGTTTTTCTACCTCTATCGGTCCGTCAGAGGATGAGCTTTTAGGTGAATCCATTTGTACCAATTGCGGACAGTGTGTTCTGGTGTGCCCTGTTGGAGCATTGAAAGAGAGGGACTCTACGGAACAGGTGTGGGAAGCGTTGTACGATAAATCAAAAACGGTAATTGTTCAGACGGCTCCGGCTGTACGCGCATCACTTGGAGAATTATTTGACTATGAACCGGGAACACTGGTAACGGGTAAGATGGCTTCTGCCTTACACGAAATTGGTTTCAAATATGTTTTTGATACCAATTTTGCCGCCGACCTTACTATTATGGAAGAGGGTTCGGAATTTCTTGAAAGGTTAAAAGATACTTTTGCTTCAAAGGGGAAGCCAGCTGTTCTTCCAATGATTACAAGTTGTAGTCCCGGTTGGATAAAATATGTTGAGCACCAATATCCCGATCAGCTGGATCATCTTTCCAGTTGTAAGTCCCCTCACATGATGTTGGGTGCATTGACCAAAACCTATTTTGCCGAGAAGGTTGGCATTGATCCGAAAACTATTTTCATGGTTTCGGTAATGCCTTGCACGGCAAAGAAATTCGAGATTATCCGTCCTGAAATGTATAATGACGGATTGGCCAATGTGGATGCTGTAATTACCACCCGTGAACTGGGACGAATGATCAAAGATGCAGGAATTGACTTCCGGAACTTACCCGATGGAAAGTTTGACAGTCCGTTAGGCCTCTCCTCTGGTGCGGCAGATATTTTCGGGACAACGGGTGGTGTAATGGAAGCCGCTTTACGTACTGTGTATGAACTAGTCACAGGACGTGAACTTCCCACGGAAAAGCTTCATCTAAAACCTCTTATGGGTCTTAACCGGATTAAAACAGCACAGCTGAAGATTGAGAAACCGTTGCCTGAATTCGGGTTCCTTGAAGGAGTGACCTTGCAGGTGGCTGTTACCAGCGGACTGATTGGGGCGGCAGAACTGATGGAGGAGATAAAAAATGGCACAAGTCCTTATCATTTCATAGAAGTAATGGGTTGTCCGGGCGGATGTATCAGTGGTGGCGGACAACCACGCCCTGTCAATGATGCCATCAGGTTGGAAAGACTAAAAGCAATTTACAGGGAAGATGAAGGAAAGGCCTTGCGTAAATCACATGAGAATCAGGATATAAAGACGATTTACAGCGAGTTTCTCGGAGCACCTCTGGGACATAAGTCGCACGAACTGCTTCACACTGTCTATACACCACGAAACAAGAAGTGATGTATGGCTTTATATTGCTAAAGGAGACTTTCTGAATTGCTGTTTAAGCTTACAAATATGATTGGTTTAAACTATGAACGAAAATAAAAATTGAGATTTGTACAGCCTGTTAATAAGTAGCCTAAAGCAGTAAATTTTAATTCTTTAGATGTTTATAGTGAGTAAACCGCAGTAATGGCTGGGGTATCTTAGTTAAGAAAACTTATCATATTACCCTATTGAGACTATTAACAGCAAATTTGCTGATTTAAAATTATCTTTTTAAATTCTTTTTTAAAGGAACTATTTTTATTAAATTTGTGTCAACTCAAAAGATAAAAGAAGATAATTAAAAAACTATTTCCAGACAGATGCCACTCTTTTATAATGGGATTATATATAGATTGGCCTGATCAACAATTCTTTATCTGAGTAATTCACTATGTGAATAGTGAAACTATAATAAAGTGATTATGAAAACAAATGTTGTAGCTGGTAATTTAAACGCTCTGCTCGAGACTCAGAATAATATAAATACGGTTTTGATTCTCACCGGAGAGATTAATGGGAATGATATTGACACCATTCGTAAAGTGGTTAATTTGTCTGTGCTTAATCTCGCAGATGTAAATATTGTAGAAGGAGGAAGCTTTTACAATGAAGACAAAGAATATGTTTCTATAAAGAAAGATGAAATACCGGAATATATGCTTTCCGGACTGGATACCATCGCCTCTGTTACTTTACCTAACAGCGCAACAACCATCGGCAAAAAAGCTTTTTCAGGATGTATTGAAATGACTTCTGTTACTCTGCCTGAGAAGCTGGAATATATAGGTGTTTATGCTTTTGACGGCTGCACCGGACTAACTTCTGTGACTATTCCCTGTGGTGTTATTGGCAAAAATGCTTTTTCAAATTGCACCGGACTTATCTCTCTGAAAATTGGTGAGGGGGTTACCGTTATTGGTGAAGCAGCATTTCTTGGCTGTACCGCTCTAAAATCTATTACAATACCAAAAGGTGTGATCTCTATTGGAGCTGAGGCTTTTAAGGATTGTGCCGTGCTGGCTACTGCTACAATATATAACGGAGTAATTTCCATTGGCGATCAGGCTTTTAGAAATTGTACCGAGCTAGCTTTGGTTTCACTTCCTGACAGTCTGATTTCTATCGGAGAGAACGCATTCAGAGACTGTACAAGAATTACAGCAATAAAGGTTCCTGATAATGTAAGCAAAATTGGCGACTGGGCTTTCTTTGATTGTTCGGGACTTAAAACCATTAATTTACCGGAGAGTGTTACTT
This genomic interval from uncultured Bacteroides sp. contains the following:
- the hydG gene encoding [FeFe] hydrogenase H-cluster radical SAM maturase HydG, translating into MKFTPERYSIADERMKPFIDPIEIWDYIYNTRPSKKSVREIIAKSLAKQRLNLEEVACLVNADSPDLIEEIKEGAKMLKRSIYGNRIVLFAPLYIGNKCTNDCLYCGFRISNKEAIRRTLTDEELVKEIESLEDNGQKRLILVYGEHPEYSPEYIAHTVKIAYSVKKGNGEIRRVNINAAPLDVEGFRIVKAAGIGTYQIFQETYNPEAYKTYHQQGRKADYSYRLTALDRAQEAGIDDVGIGALFGLYDWRFEVLALVRHANHLEACYNVGPHTISFPRVKDASGQNLKTGHFVSDEDFTKLVAILRLAVPYTGMILTAREPASLRDEIIQFGISQIDGGTNIEIGSYAEKSLVEKNLNRGQFQINDDRPLNEIIDELLDQDMIPSFCTACYRLGRTGEHFMEFSVPGFIKRYCTPNAILTLAEYLIDYAPQHTADKGWRVINSAIEKMEDEQMKASIHEKIRLLKSGKRDLYY
- the hydF gene encoding [FeFe] hydrogenase H-cluster maturation GTPase HydF, with product MGKDLKPHIGIFGRRNVGKSSLINVLTGLDVAIVSEIPGTTTDPVKKSMEILGIGPAIIIDTAGIDDSGELGEKRIAKTLDVIKQIDCAILLIADNTFDEFDEMLTRKFSKYNIPCLIVHNKIDVEPLVNSTIKEIQQYTNSPIVEFSSKTKSNIDCVIETLKSLIPETAYQNPSLLKGIISRGDIVLLITSTDSEAPEGRLILPEVMAIRDVLDNGAINIVIEKTELELFLQNTAIKPKLVITDSQAFKLVNKIIPPDIPLTGFSVAFAHMRGPFDEYVKGVKKISSLKDGDRILILESCTHQVSCDDIGRFKIPRWLKEFTHKQLEFDVIAGLDEIKNPVTDYALIIQCGSCMITRKQVFSRLSDAIEAGVPVTNYGLTIAWINGIFDRAVAPFMS
- the hydE gene encoding [FeFe] hydrogenase H-cluster radical SAM maturase HydE produces the protein MIAVSEILEKQVLSRQDIIRLLSITDKGDQELLIKKAYSIKESTIGRKVYLRGLIEFSNYCRKDCYYCGIRSGNNKVTRYSLSDEEILRVVELAQKKQLTGIVLQSGELNSEDFIKRITALITKIKSATDPEFRITLSLGEQSLETYQRWFNAGAQRYLLRIETSSEELYRKIHPDNELHSFNVRLRCLEYIQKAGYMAGTGVMIGLPFQTIENLADDLLFIKERDFDMVGMGPYLEHADTPLYNHKDLLMPVTERFNLSIRMIAVLRIMMPDINIASTTALQSIVPSGREAGLKAGANVVMPNLTPLKYRRSYLLYDNKPCIDKEADDCLECLERRIKMIGEEIAYNDYGDSIHFINRILIK
- a CDS encoding NAD(P)H-dependent oxidoreductase subunit E, whose product is MVTEDEGCNVRLMTEEEKYNLLRNVITDYERKESNLIQILHMAQAIFGFLPTEVQHFIAEEMGLSVSKVNSVLSFYSFFSTKPKGEYTISVCLGTACYVRGGKEVLNRLKDELGIDVGETTEDKRYSLTVMRCIGSCGLAPAMTINGKVYKQVNPNRIKRILGMLK
- a CDS encoding NADH-ubiquinone oxidoreductase-F iron-sulfur binding region domain-containing protein; translation: MKINTLADLELIKNDFLNKEKTYQFTAHICYGAGCISSDCKKFKEAFEQALEHEHLQSKVRINLTGCMGACTLGPTLIINPGNTLYCNLNPASASVIVNEHIKEGRIAEKFCYKNRETGEIIPNLKDIPFFKHQKKIVLLKCGIIDYASVDDYIAHDGYFALAKVLAMEPVEVIDEIKNSGLRGRGGGGFPTGLKWEMANKEKNNQKYLICNADEGDPGAFMDRSLLEGDAHSVIEGMMIAGYAIGASKGIVYIRAEYPIAIERLTMAIKSARELGLLGDNILGSNFCFDIDIRIGAGAFVCGEETALMESVEGKRGEPRQKPPFPVQSGLFGKPTVINNVETLGNIAQIILNGAKWFSSIGTEKSKGTKVFALAGDIVHKGLIEVPMGTTLGEILFDVGGGVPRGKLFKMAQTGGPSGGCLTAEHLNTPIDYESLTKLGAIMGSGGLICADEDTCMVDIARFFMDFVQDESCGKCVPCRIGTKRMLEILERITCGEGKEGDVELLIELGNAIKDSAICGLGQTAPNPVLSTIKYFRQEYDEHINHKYCRAGVCGNLFLAPCQNACPAKVNVPGYLALIAAGRVRDAYNLIRQENPFPSVCGRVCTHPCESKCRRAQIDESIAIADLKRYAADYVLNSGEPLVNLNYPKNGNSVGIIGAGPSGLTCGYYLARLGYTVDIYEEKSVAGGILAYGIPEYRLPKEELRKEIDSIIQSGINVIYNTKVGKDIMFNELKSKYNAIYISTGTQLSRKIGIEGEEKGGIYHGLDFLTDINMNKKVRVKGIVAVIGGGNTAIDAARSALRLGAKEVHILYRRKKEEMPADKREIEEAIEEGVLLHELVAPIRFVGDGKITGIECVRLIPGKFGKDGRRISVEVLNSKFIMDIDMAIPAVSQYSDLPFIPKGEVGITDWGTFIVDEDTQMTTQPGIFAGGDIARGSDVVITAIADGKNAARSIDKYLGGTGTLNIGEPIKIPTEGVDEGITVEHERFPMPSLDPKEREGSFDEVRLGYHKLNATAESMRCLRCSRRLTPEK
- a CDS encoding NADH-dependent [FeFe] hydrogenase, group A6, with the protein product MVNLIINNKAVQVKEGTTIFEAAKQNSILIPHLCYMENVHKIGSCRICVVEVDGVKNLMASCMTEAKEGMVVHTNSERVRNVRKIIYELMLSDHPKNCLTCWRNQNCELQQLGNLIQIDEYRYEGAKSKDFIDNSSPSIVRDSSKCILCRRCVTVCNQIQGVGLMNPHHRGFSTSIGPSEDELLGESICTNCGQCVLVCPVGALKERDSTEQVWEALYDKSKTVIVQTAPAVRASLGELFDYEPGTLVTGKMASALHEIGFKYVFDTNFAADLTIMEEGSEFLERLKDTFASKGKPAVLPMITSCSPGWIKYVEHQYPDQLDHLSSCKSPHMMLGALTKTYFAEKVGIDPKTIFMVSVMPCTAKKFEIIRPEMYNDGLANVDAVITTRELGRMIKDAGIDFRNLPDGKFDSPLGLSSGAADIFGTTGGVMEAALRTVYELVTGRELPTEKLHLKPLMGLNRIKTAQLKIEKPLPEFGFLEGVTLQVAVTSGLIGAAELMEEIKNGTSPYHFIEVMGCPGGCISGGGQPRPVNDAIRLERLKAIYREDEGKALRKSHENQDIKTIYSEFLGAPLGHKSHELLHTVYTPRNKK